From the uncultured Methanomethylovorans sp. genome, the window AAATATCCAGCTTCAAAGGAAAACTCATAATTGTGCATGGAGCAGGCTCTTTTGGACACCCACAGGCAAAAAGATTTGCACTTAATGAAAAGTTTAATTTGAGTGGCTCTTTAATAACCCATATATCAGTGAAAGAACTTTGTAGAACAGTAGTAGATGTTCTTAATGAGAATGGCATCTGTGCTGTAGGAGTTCATCCAATGTGTTGCATGATTGCGGATAACGGAAGAATTAAGGCCATGTTCCTTGACCAGATATATTGCATGCTGGAACGAGGAATTGTTCCAGTCTTACATGGAGATGTTGTGATGGATAGCAGTCTTGGAACATCCGTTATCTCTGGCGATCAAATAGTTCCATATATTGCAAAACAGATGAAAGCAAGTCTTTTAGGTATTGGAAGTGCAACTGAAGGAGTTCTTGATGATAAAAGTTCGACTATCCCAATAATAACATCAAATAACTTTGAAGATGTAAAAAAACATATAAGAGGTTCCGAAAACACTGATGTTACAGGAGGTATGCTGGGCAAAGTTAAAGAGATGTTGGACCTCAGTGACAGTACAAATACAACTTCGCATATATTCGATGCCGGGAAGCCTGGTAATATTGAGCGTTTTCTTAAAGGCGAGAAAATAGGGACAGCTATAACAAATGAACAGTAGAATTGAAGGTTTTAATATGAGTACATCCCAGAGAAAAATAGAACACCTCAAGCTATGTTCTTCAAGTCCTGTAGAATCTAGGGTAAAGGGGACTGGCCTGGAAGATATAATGTTAGTACATCGTGCTCTTCCAGAATTTGATATAGAGGATATAGACCTTCATACGAATTTTCTGGGAAAGAGTATGAAAGCGCCTTTTCTTATAGCTTCAATCACCGGAGGGCATCCTGATACAAAACCAATAAACGCTGCTCTTGCACAGGCTGCTGAAGAAATGGGTATTGGCATAGGTGTGGGAAGTCAAAGAGCTGCTATTGAAGATTCAAATCAAGAAGACTCATTCACTATCATGAGAGATGTGGCACCTGATGCTTTTATTTATGGAAATATCGGAGCTGCCCAGATTAAAGAATATGGCATAGAAAAAATAGAAAATCTGGTGGAAATGCTTGATGCAGATGCAATGGCAATCCATTTAAATTTCTTGCAGGAAGCAATACAGCCGGAAGGAGATACTGATGCAAGTGGTGCCCTTGATGCTATCAAGGATATCTGTTCGCTGAATATACCTATCATTGTAAAGGAAACAGGTGCTGGAATTTCCCATGAAGACGCGTGGCTGTTGAAGAAAGCAGGTGTTTCTGCTATTGATGTAGGTGGAGTTGGGGGTACAAGTTGGTCCGGAGTAGAAGTATATAGGGCTAGGGACCGAAAAGACATAATGTCAGAAATTTTAGGAGAACTATTTTGGGATTTTGGTATCCCTACAGCTGCAAGTGTAGTGGAATGCAATGTATCTTTACCAATAATCGCTACTGGTGGAATAAGAACAGGAATGGATATTGCGAAATCAATAGCAATCGGAGCTAGTGTAGCTAGTGCAGCACTCCCTTTTGTTGCCCCGGCACTGGAAGGTAAGGACATGGTGCTCAAGAGGCTAAAGCTTATGATAAACGAGCTTAAAGTCGCAATGTTTCTTTGCGGATGCAAAGACCTGTGTAAATTGCACGCTACGCCCACAGTGATCACAGGGTGGACAAGAGAGTATCTTGAATTACGTGGATTCAATGTCAAAGAATTCGCTTTACGATCAAACCGTAGCGAATTACAGATTGTATAACAGTATTTTCTAGTATATAATAAATTTTTAGGATTTGAGGAATTAATATGACAGAAATCGGAATAATAGCAGTTGGCGGTTATAATGAAATGGGCCGTAATATGACTGCTGTAAGGGTTGATGAGGATATAATCATCCTGGATATGGGTCTGAGATTAGATCGAGTACAGATCCATGAAGACGTAGAAATAGATAAAATGCATTCCCTTGAGCTTATTAATATGGGGGCTATACCAGATGACACGATAATGAACGATGTCAATGGGAACGTACGTGCTATTGTATGCACACATGGCCATCTTGACCATATTGGTGCAGTCTCAAAGCTGGCACATCGTTATACTGCTCCTATTATTGGTACACCCTATACAACTGCTTTAGTAAAGCATCAAATCGATTCGGAGCGCAAGTTCGGCGTAAAGAACAATCTGATCTCTATGAAAGCAGGGGAAACCTACGAAATAACAAAAGATGTCTCCATTGAGTTCATTAATACTCAGCACAGTATAATCGATACTGTCTTTGTGGTTATCCATACACCAAAAGGCGCTATAATGTATGCTTGTGATTTCAAACTGGATAGGACACCTACTTTGGGAGAAGCACCGGATTTCAACAGGCTCAAAGCCCTCGGAGAAGAGGGAGTCCTTGCACTTATTACCGAAAGTACTAATGCCGGACGTTCTGGTAAGGCACCTTCCGAACAGATAGCACATGACCTTGTAAAGGATGTACTGCTGGGTACTGAAGAATCGGATGTGGGAATGATAATAACCACTTTTGCTTCTCATATAGCCCGTTTGAACTCCATTATTTCCTTCGCCGAGGAAATGGGGCGTATACCCATATTACTCGGTAGATCTATGGATAGGTACATGAGTACAGCTAAGGAACTTGGATACGTTCAACTTCCAAGGAATGTCGAAATATACGGTCAGCGTCGTGAAGTCGAAAAGGCTTTGGAAAAAGTAATGAGAGAGGGTAAAAATAAATATCTGCCCATTGTTACCGGACATCAGGGAGAACCTGGTTCTATATTAATACGCATAGCCAACGGTGATACACCTTACATGATAGAACCAGGGGATAAGGTAATATTTTCCGCAAATGTCATTCCAAATCCCTTAACACAAGCTAATCGCTATGCTCTGGAAACAAAGCTTAGGATGAAAGGGGCACGCATCTATGATAATGTACACGTGTCTGGACACGCCTACAGGGAGGATCACTGGGAACTATTGAGGATGGTTAAACCAGAACATGTGATTCCTGCTCATGGGACTATAGAAATGCATTCAGCGTATATTGAGATGGCAGAAGATGCAGGATATGTGCTCGGAGATACGCTCCATCTGTTAAGGAATGGAGAAGAACTGTATATAGAAGAATAATATCGTATCTAGTCACGAGGTATCATGAACCTGATAGAAGAAATTAAAAAACGGAGCGCATATGTGGATAAGGGTATTCGGGAAATGCTCCCCATCACCCATCCCGAGGAATTATATAAAGCTGCACGATATCTGCCTGATGCAGGTGGAAAAAGACTAAGGCCTGCAGCTGTTATACTGGCTGCAGAAGCCGTAGGTTCTGACCTTCAAACTGTGCTACCAGCTGCTGTTGCAGTAGAACTGGTTCACAATTTCACCTTGGTTCATGATGATATAATGGACAAGGACGATATACGCAGAGGAATGCCTGCAGTCCATGTAAAATGGGGGGAGCCAGGAGCTATCCTTGCGGGTGATACATTATATTCCAAAGCCTTTGAGATCATAACCTCAATGGATAATGATCCAGTCCGTATCGTAAAGTGTATTGATATCCTTGCAAGGACATGCACCGAAATATGTGAAGGCCAATGGCTGGATGTAGAATTCGAGGATCAGAGCATAGTTTCTGAAGAACAGTATCTTGAAATGGTGGAGAAAAAGACTGCTGTGCTTTATGGAGCTGCATGTAAGATCGGCGCATTGCTTGGCGGTGCCCCTCTCGATGTTGCTGACCAAATGTACGAATTTGGTCGTATGATCGGTATTGGTTTCCAGATATATGACGATGTGCTGGATATTGTGACCCCTGAAGAGGTGCTTGGCAAAGTAAGAGGAAGCGATATAATGGAAGGTAAAAAGACCCTTATAGCTATCCATGCTCTCAATGCCGGCGTAAAACTAGATATTTTTGGTAAGGGCAAGGCCTCAAAAGGACAATTGGAAGATGCCATCGGGCAGCTTGAAGATTCCGGGTCCATTAAATATGCAAGAAATGCAGCTGTTTCATATATCTGCGAAGGTAAAAAGAAACTAGATGTACTAGAAGATTCAGAAGCAAAAGATATCCTGCTTGCAATAGCAGATTACATGATAGAAAGATCTTATTGAATTGGGTCACAATAGGCCCAACATTTTGTTTTTAATCTTTTTTATAAAACATTCTAAAGGTAGTACTAACAGATTTTTTACTCATTGGCAGTTGCCTGCTTCCATATAAAATAGCATGAACAGGGTCCGAAAAGACCCTGTTGAAAAAACTTATTTTTTATTCATTTCTTCTTCTTGAAGTGCTGCGTGAGCTGCTGCCATTCTGGCTACAGGTACACGGAAAGGTGAGCAACTTACGTAATTGAGACCAACTTTATGTCCGAAAATAACAGAACTCGGTTCGCCCCCATGCTCACCACATATGCCGATCTTCAGATCACGGCGGGTAGACCTACCTTTATCGATGCCTAGTTTTATAAGTTCCCCCACGCCACTTTGATCAAGTACAGCAAATGGATCATGTTCTAGGATAGACTGCTCTATATATGCAGGCAGGAATTTACCTGCATCGTCTCTACTAAAACCAAAGGTTGTCTGTGTGAGGTCATTTGTACCAAAGGAGAAGAATTCTGCCTCACGAGCTATCTTGTCAGCTGTAAGTGCAGCCCTTGGGAGTTCTATCATGGTACCGATCTTGTAATCAATTTTTACACCTTTTTCTGCCATGACATCGCTTGCTATTTTTATAACTTGCTTCTTGACGATCTGCAGCTCTTTAACGTGAGATACAAGAGGGATCATGATCTCTGGGACAATGGACATGCCGTCGTTAGATAGCTCACAAGCAGCTTCAATAATAGCCTGCACCTGCATTTCATAAATTTCAGGGTACACGACTCCAAGCCGACATCCTCTGAAACCGAGCATAGGGTTGATCTCTTTTAGGAACTCCACTCTTTCCATTACTTTTTTAACTTTATTAATCTCATCTGCTGGAGCACCTTTTTTCTGAAGCTCCATTAATTTCTCCATGGCTTCCTCATGATTGGGAAGGAATTCGTGAAGTGGGGGATCAAGCAAACGGATAGTTACAGGATAACCTTCCATAGCACGGAATATACCAACAAAATCCTCTCTCTGCATAGGAAGAAGCTTTGCAAGAGCACATCGTCTTGAGGCTTCAGTGTCAGCCATGATCATTTCTCTTACAACGGGAATTCTATTCTCACCAAAGAACATATGCTCTGTGCGGCATAATCCAATTCCTTCGGCACCGAAATCTCTGGCAACCTTAGCATCATTAGGAGTATCGGCATTTGTTCGTACACCTAGAGTCCTCACTTCATCTGCCCATTGTAGAACGGTCTTAAGCTCCCCACTCACTTCAGGTGTAATAAGAGGGACTTGTCCTATTATAAGATGGCCTGTTGAACCATCGATTGAGATATAATCGCCTTCATTTACCATGCAATAACCTGCATAGAATACGCGATTCTTAATATCGATGACCACATCGCCACATCCCGCAACACATGGTTTACCCATACCTCTGGCCACCACTGCAGCATGAGATGTCATTCCACCGCGTACGGTCAGAATACCTTCTGCAGCATTCATACCACCAATATCTTCGGGAGAGGTTTCAGCACGTACAAGGATTACCTTTTCACCAGACTCTGCCATTTCTTCCGCATGTTCAGCAGTGAATACAACCTTACCTACTGCAGCTCCCGGAGATGCAGGAAGCCCTGTTGCTGCTGCCTTAAGATTTGCCTTCGGATCTATCATAGGATGTAATAATTTGTCTATCTGATTAGGATCTATCCTTAAAAGAGCAGTTTTCTTATCAATAAGACCTTCTTCTACCATGTCTACTGCAATCTTTATTGCTGCAGCAGCAGTACGTTTTCCATTCCGTGTCTGCAACATGTACAGTTTACCCTGCTCGATGGTGAATTCAATATCCTGCATATCACGGAAGTGATTCTCCAGTTTGGCATAGATCTCTTCAAGCTGTTTGAAAGCAGCAGGCAGTGCCTCCTTAAGAGTGGAAATTGGCCTGGGTGTCCTGATACCTGCTACAACATCCTCTCCCTGAGCATTAATGAGGTATTCGCCATAGAAACGCTTATGCCCAGTCGCTGGGTCTCTTGTGAAAGCAACACCTGTACCAGATGTTTCACCCATATTTCCGTACACCATTGCCTGCACATTGACTGCGGTACCCCAGTCTGCAGGAATATTGTTCAACTTGCGGTATGTTATAGCACGCTGGTTGTTCCATGATTCAAAAACAGCATTTATAGCCATCATGAGCTGTTTGTGTGCATCCTGCGGGAACTTTTCCCCGGTTTCTTTTTCTATTATCAGTTTAAACTCTTCCACAAGTTCCTTCAGAGCATTTACGTCGAGTTCTGTGTCCTGTCTTACGCCTAAAGAGCGTTTTTTCTCACTCAATGCATGTTCGAACTTTTCATGTTCGATACCCAGAACAACATCTCCGAACATTGTCAGAAAACGCCTGTAACTATCATAAGCGAATCTAGGATTGTCGGTGTTCTTTGCAATAACAAGAACAGTTATATCATTCATTCCAAGATTTAGAACCGTGTCCATCATTCCTGGCATTGAAACACGTGCACCTGAACGCACCGACACGAGCAATGGATTACCATCATTGCCGAATATTTTACCAGATACCTCTTCAAGCCTTGCAATTGCAGCGTCAATCTGTTTCAGTAATCCTGCAGGATAAGCTTTATCTTTAAGATACTGAACACAGACTTCAGCCGTGATAGTAAAACCAGGTGGTACTGGAATACCAAGATTTGCCATTTCCGCCAGGTTTGCGCCTTTACCACCCAGCAGGTCTTTCATACTGTTTTTTCCTTCTGTCTTATTACCGCCGAAAAAGTACACGAATTTATTGTCTGCCACCAACTTTCCTCCCTTGGACCTGATGCATCAGAGATATTTATTTGGTTGGATTATGTATGGAATGGAGCACAATTGTTGTATTTGTATATAAGGTTGTGGTCACCAGTAACAAATAATGAATCAATTCAACAACAGATGTTACTCCAATCATAGTTTGAAGTCTTGTTTGAATTCCAAACTGCCTAGAATCTGTTTCTAGGCTTCAATCTTAGTAAGACATATTAATATAAATAATTGTGTAAATGAATAAAACTTAGTTTCAATTAATTGTGAATGAAGAACTGATTTTAAATATATATCATGGATTTCATGAGATATTTTTGAGATTAAATTGAAACATAGCATTCTTTATGTAGTCATCTCAAGTTCAGTACAAATCCAACTGTCTATTATCTAAGAGTGAGACTTTACCGCGAATCCTCTGTGTTTCATCCATATCAATTTCGTCCACAATAAAGCACTCCTCATTACCAGCTTCAGCTTTGATATTACCCCATGCATTGGTAATCATGGAATTACCAAAGTATGAAGCTAATGGAGCTGTACCTATACGATTACATGCAACATGAGGAATCTGGTTTTCTACAGCCCTTGCAATTACAAGAGCCTTCCACTGATTTGACTTGGGATTTGAAAATTCGGCAACCGTAATCAAAATATCAGCATCTTCAAGCACTAATTTTCGTGATACTTCAGGAAATCTTATCTCAAAACAAATCTGAAGTCCAATGGTAATTCCAAGTTTTTCAAGTTTTATCGGACATATTTGTTCTCCTCTAGAGAAATGTGTTTTTTCCATCCCATAAAGATGAGTTTTCCTATAAACTCCACTTAGAATTCCAGATTCAATACAAAAACCCAGATTATGGTATTTGTTAACACCGGTTTTTTCAATTTTTTTTTCGATCATCGAGCCAATAATCACACAATCATGTATCTTTGAGAATTCCAAAAGCTCTGTTATTGTAGAGTATTCTTCAACTCTTTGAGACGCAGAACTTTCAGCTATTGATTCAAGATCTTTATAACAGAAACCCGTAGAAAATACTTCAGGCAACACTATTATTTTAGCACCTAGATCTATTGCACTTTTTGCCATCAGAAGGGCTTTTTTAATGTTCGTTTCTTTCGAACATTGCGTAATATTCATCTGGATACAGGATATCTTGATCGTTGCCATTAATAGCACGTCCATCAGAAGTTAATGATAGTTAATTCAATAGATTATAAAAAAGTTATCTTTTACCTCTTACATTCATGCGTTTTATTATATTCTTGTTTGAATTCTCAATGAAAGCATTTAAAGCGATTGAATGCATTTCATCATTATAATTATGAGCACATATTAATCTATAGATATTTTAATATAGATAAATATGGAAGTGAACACCATACTCTTAAAAAAGAGAACTGGTTAAAACAATTCAACGGTATCGATCATGCAAAAACAGATATCTATTCATGTGATACTTCGGATCGCATTAAGTATCCGTTCAAGCGGTCTCGAGTATTATATTTCAGAAAGGGATTATATTTTGTCCCCGACTGGTAATAGTTCTATCAGTAGGGATACTGTTAGACTGTTCTCAGGCATGCAAAATCCAATGAATGCAAAAATATCTGTGGACTGGTGATATAGAATGCAACTCAAACTAAATAGTCCAATCTACGTTGGGCTAGTACTATTTTGTCTGATAATGATTACAGGGGTTGGCGCAGCTGAAAAACTTGATGTGAGTTTTGTCAGCCAATATAATGATCTTTATAATGATAATAGCATTAATAATGCTCTGTTTACACAGGGACAGGATTTCTCCAGTCACTATGGAGGAAGTGTTTATAATGTTGCAGTCGCTGGAAATTATGCATACCTCGGGCAGGGACAGGATATGCTAGTGATCGATATCACTGATTCTTCTAACCCCTCGAGAGCTGGAAGGGTAACTACCCCAGCATTGGTCAACGGTGTTGCAGTATCAGGAAATTATGCATATATAGCCAATGGGGAAAATGGACTTGTGATAGTAGATATCACAAATAAGGCAATACCAACTATTAAAGGGAATTATAGTACTGATTCCGCTAATGGTGTTGCAGTATCAGGGAATTATGCATACGTAGCTGATGGTTACATGGGTCTTATGATAGTAGATGTCACAAATTCAGATGCACCAAGCTTTAAAGGAACACGTAATACTGCCGGATATTCGTCTAGTGTTATATTGTCAGGGAATTATGCATACGTAGCTGATGGAGCTGATGGCCTTGTAATTATAGATATCACAAACCCAGAAGATCCAGCAATTACAGGAACTTGTGACACTAGTGGAAATGCAGAAGATGTTGCAATATCTGGAAACTATACATACGTAGCTGATGGTGCCAATGGCCTTGTAATTATAGATACCGCAAATCCAGCAAATCCAACAATTACAGGAGATCTCAGTACTGGAGATACTGCTCTTGGTGTTGCAGTGTCAGGAAACTATGCATATGTAGCTAATAATAACGGTGGTCTTGTAGTCGTAAACGTTGCAAATAAAGCTTCACCAACTAATGCAGCAGTCTATACTGAAACTGCCGGATATGCATATGATGTCGTAATATCAGGAAATTATGCATATACGGCATTTACCAGAAGTGGCCTTACAGTCGTTAATATCACTAATCCCGAATCACCGACTACAGCAGGAAGATATGATGCTTCCGGATATGCATCCGGTGTTGCCGTATCGGGTAATTATGCATATATAGCCTATGGTTATATGGGCCTTACAATTGTAGATATCAGCAATAAAGAAGCTCTAAACCGCGCAGGCAGTTACATTACCACTGGATATGCACGCGATGTTGCTGTAGCAGGAAACTATGCATATATAGCAGATGACACTTACGGCCTTGTAATTGTAGATGTCACAAATAAAGCATCACCAACTCCCAAGGGAAATTATAATACCCTTGGTCGTTCGTGGGGCGTTACAGTAATAGACAATTATGCATACATTGCCGATGGCGCCAATGGACTCGTAATCGTAAATGTCGCCAATCCAAATTCACCAACTCTTGTAGGAAGTTGTGATACTCCCGGCAATGCTGAAACTGTTGCAAATAGCAGGAAATTATGCATATGTAGCGGATGGTGATAGTGGTCTTTCGATCATAAATATTAGCAACCCCGCTGTACCAACACTTACACACACTTATGATACTGCAGGCCATGCATATGGTATTTCTGTAGTCAGCAATTATGCATACATAGCTGATGGTAACAATGGCCTTGTAATTGCAAACATTAGCAATCCTGCGTCACCAACATCAATGGGTAGTTATGCCACTTATGATGCACAGAACATTGTAGTATCTGGCAATTACGCATACATAGCAGATGACAGCCATGGTCTTGTAATTATAGACATAACTAACCCTGCATCACCGGTGTTCGAAGACAGTTATAACACAGCAGGTTATGGATACGGTGTTACAATATCAGGCAGTTATGTATATGTAGCTGATTTTGATAATGGCCTGGTAATCCTGCACGTAGATACTGTACCAGACACAACAGCTCCATCATCTGTTACAGGACTGAATGAAGCCAGTGTAGGATCAAGCTGGATTTACTGGACATGGACAAATCCCACTGATGAGGACTTTAACTATGCTACAATATACGTTGATGGAGCATTTATCACAAATACATCCGCAGGATACTACAATTTAACTGGCCTGTCTGAAGGAACTACTCATATAATTAGTACTAAAACAGTGGACACGTCAGGGAACATTAATTCTACATGGGTTAATGATTCGGCAAGCACTATATCCCCAACTGATATTGTACCACCTGCATCCGTAACAAACCTGGGAGAAGCTGATGTAAACTCTGACTGGATAAGGTGGACATGGACAAATCCTGACGATGCAGATTTCAGCCATGTGATAGTTTACCTCAACGGTACATTTATCGCAAACACAACTGACAGTTCAATCAGTTATTACAATGCAACCGGACTTTCTGAAGGAGCTACATATACAATTGGCATACAGACAGTAGACTATTCAGGAAACATAAATTCTACAACGGTAAATGACTCGGCCATCACGAGAAATTATCCAGTAGTTTCTGGTCTTTCTGGAACAAACATCACTAAGACTTCGATTACATTAACCTGGGAAGCATCTGCTGATACTACGAGAGTACAAATAAGCAGGAATGATGTTGTTATAGGTAATGTGACCGGAGCAACATCTTATGTAGATGCTGGCCTGACAAGTAGTACTACATATGGATATACTCTGACCCCATACAATCAGGATGGTCTTGCAGGTGAATCAGTAAGCGTTAGCCTGAGAACTAGATCCAGCAGCAGTGGAGGAAGTAGTGGCGGAAGCAGCAGAAGTACTAGTAGTGGAGGAAGTGGTGGATCAGCTTCAGTAGAAGACTTTGCTAACCTTGTAACAAAAGACGTTGCAACGATCTACCTCAGAATAAATACAACTGCCACATATCAGTTCACAAAGGAAGGAAATCCAATACAATCAATCAGTTTCTATTCCCTTAAGAACTCAGGAGAAACCGTATCAACAGTAGAGGTACTGAACAACAGGTCAAAATTGGTTAACAGTACTCCTGAAGGATCTATATATCAATATGTGAACATGTGGGTCGGCAAGGCTAGCTTTGCAACAGCATCCAATATTAAGGATGCAAGCGTGAGATTCAAGGTGAATTCTTCGTGGATCCAGCAGATGGGAGTAAGTCCATCGGATGTAAAACTACAGAGGTATAATGGAAATGCATGGGAAGTATTGCCCACTACTATAGTAAGCAATACCACGGATTATGTAGTATTCGAATCTCAAACACCGGGATTCTCTCCATTCGCTATAACTGGTGAAAAAGTAGTCACTATAGCTTCAAATGAGAATGTGAAGTCAAGTAACGAAAATGAAGTACCTGTAAGCAACATCACTCAAACAGAGGACGATCAGAAGGAAGAAACACAATCATCATCCAGTATGTGGATGATCATAGCGGTTATCCTTGTGATAGGATTTGCTATAGTTGGTTACGCATATTCGAAGAAAGAAAAGTAAGGATCTGTTTTATCCCCTGTGCTTATAGTGCAGGTTTCTTCTTTTTTTACTACTGTTTTACTATTTTATATGATTCTTTATAGAACCCATTCCTATATGCGTCTTCACCCAAACCTCATCATTATGAGTATGTACATACGTAATATATTCACAATGTTTATATACGCGAAAATCTGATTGCTGTTTGTCTTACGAGAAAAAGACTAAGTGGTACAGAACAGAAAAACACGGTTGTGTATTGGGCAAATAATGAGAGAAGGGTGACAAAATGAAGATATTCGCAGCATTGTTGGTTTTAATCGCTTTTTGTACGGTTGCTCAGGCATACTCTATTCCTCCAACGAACATTACTGATACTACTCAGCAGATAATTACTGATGAGACTGAAGCTGCGGAAACTCCAGTTGCAGAAACTGAGAATGTTCTGGAACAGGATGCAAAATCCCATCCAGTAGAAACTGAACCAATTATGATAACAACTGCAATCGCTAACGCTATTTTCGGACAAAACAACGAATCAAATACAAGAGCAGTAAACTCTGGAAACAACAACGGCTCTTATGCAGTAGTAGGAATTGCACTGATACTGCTGACCCTGATTGCAGTAGCAATCTATAACATAAGAAAGTAAAGATTATACAAAACAGGTACCTAAACAACTAGGGGGATAGGTGCCTGACTTTATCTCAATTAAGTTTTTGAGAATATTATGTGCATATTTCTTTTTAGTTTTCAGTTATGTGCTTGCATCGAATTTCCTTCTTTTACTGTTCCTTTTATAACTTCAATGAAGTGCTGCAGGTAGTGCTCTTTTCCAGAAGCTATTTGAATTGTAAGAGGAAAACCGTCACAACTTACACATGCATGAATCTTTATGCCTTTACGATTATTATAGAATGTAGTATTTATACTTTTGAAATGAGCTCTATAGCAAA encodes:
- the ppdK gene encoding pyruvate, phosphate dikinase — protein: MADNKFVYFFGGNKTEGKNSMKDLLGGKGANLAEMANLGIPVPPGFTITAEVCVQYLKDKAYPAGLLKQIDAAIARLEEVSGKIFGNDGNPLLVSVRSGARVSMPGMMDTVLNLGMNDITVLVIAKNTDNPRFAYDSYRRFLTMFGDVVLGIEHEKFEHALSEKKRSLGVRQDTELDVNALKELVEEFKLIIEKETGEKFPQDAHKQLMMAINAVFESWNNQRAITYRKLNNIPADWGTAVNVQAMVYGNMGETSGTGVAFTRDPATGHKRFYGEYLINAQGEDVVAGIRTPRPISTLKEALPAAFKQLEEIYAKLENHFRDMQDIEFTIEQGKLYMLQTRNGKRTAAAAIKIAVDMVEEGLIDKKTALLRIDPNQIDKLLHPMIDPKANLKAAATGLPASPGAAVGKVVFTAEHAEEMAESGEKVILVRAETSPEDIGGMNAAEGILTVRGGMTSHAAVVARGMGKPCVAGCGDVVIDIKNRVFYAGYCMVNEGDYISIDGSTGHLIIGQVPLITPEVSGELKTVLQWADEVRTLGVRTNADTPNDAKVARDFGAEGIGLCRTEHMFFGENRIPVVREMIMADTEASRRCALAKLLPMQREDFVGIFRAMEGYPVTIRLLDPPLHEFLPNHEEAMEKLMELQKKGAPADEINKVKKVMERVEFLKEINPMLGFRGCRLGVVYPEIYEMQVQAIIEAACELSNDGMSIVPEIMIPLVSHVKELQIVKKQVIKIASDVMAEKGVKIDYKIGTMIELPRAALTADKIAREAEFFSFGTNDLTQTTFGFSRDDAGKFLPAYIEQSILEHDPFAVLDQSGVGELIKLGIDKGRSTRRDLKIGICGEHGGEPSSVIFGHKVGLNYVSCSPFRVPVARMAAAHAALQEEEMNKK
- the fni gene encoding type 2 isopentenyl-diphosphate Delta-isomerase produces the protein MSTSQRKIEHLKLCSSSPVESRVKGTGLEDIMLVHRALPEFDIEDIDLHTNFLGKSMKAPFLIASITGGHPDTKPINAALAQAAEEMGIGIGVGSQRAAIEDSNQEDSFTIMRDVAPDAFIYGNIGAAQIKEYGIEKIENLVEMLDADAMAIHLNFLQEAIQPEGDTDASGALDAIKDICSLNIPIIVKETGAGISHEDAWLLKKAGVSAIDVGGVGGTSWSGVEVYRARDRKDIMSEILGELFWDFGIPTAASVVECNVSLPIIATGGIRTGMDIAKSIAIGASVASAALPFVAPALEGKDMVLKRLKLMINELKVAMFLCGCKDLCKLHATPTVITGWTREYLELRGFNVKEFALRSNRSELQIV
- a CDS encoding nitrilase-related carbon-nitrogen hydrolase, with the translated sequence MATIKISCIQMNITQCSKETNIKKALLMAKSAIDLGAKIIVLPEVFSTGFCYKDLESIAESSASQRVEEYSTITELLEFSKIHDCVIIGSMIEKKIEKTGVNKYHNLGFCIESGILSGVYRKTHLYGMEKTHFSRGEQICPIKLEKLGITIGLQICFEIRFPEVSRKLVLEDADILITVAEFSNPKSNQWKALVIARAVENQIPHVACNRIGTAPLASYFGNSMITNAWGNIKAEAGNEECFIVDEIDMDETQRIRGKVSLLDNRQLDLY
- a CDS encoding isopentenyl phosphate kinase, translating into MDSSKNLTILKLGGSVITDKRAEDGVVRVNEIQRMAKEISSFKGKLIIVHGAGSFGHPQAKRFALNEKFNLSGSLITHISVKELCRTVVDVLNENGICAVGVHPMCCMIADNGRIKAMFLDQIYCMLERGIVPVLHGDVVMDSSLGTSVISGDQIVPYIAKQMKASLLGIGSATEGVLDDKSSTIPIITSNNFEDVKKHIRGSENTDVTGGMLGKVKEMLDLSDSTNTTSHIFDAGKPGNIERFLKGEKIGTAITNEQ
- a CDS encoding RNase J family beta-CASP ribonuclease, coding for MTEIGIIAVGGYNEMGRNMTAVRVDEDIIILDMGLRLDRVQIHEDVEIDKMHSLELINMGAIPDDTIMNDVNGNVRAIVCTHGHLDHIGAVSKLAHRYTAPIIGTPYTTALVKHQIDSERKFGVKNNLISMKAGETYEITKDVSIEFINTQHSIIDTVFVVIHTPKGAIMYACDFKLDRTPTLGEAPDFNRLKALGEEGVLALITESTNAGRSGKAPSEQIAHDLVKDVLLGTEESDVGMIITTFASHIARLNSIISFAEEMGRIPILLGRSMDRYMSTAKELGYVQLPRNVEIYGQRREVEKALEKVMREGKNKYLPIVTGHQGEPGSILIRIANGDTPYMIEPGDKVIFSANVIPNPLTQANRYALETKLRMKGARIYDNVHVSGHAYREDHWELLRMVKPEHVIPAHGTIEMHSAYIEMAEDAGYVLGDTLHLLRNGEELYIEE
- a CDS encoding polyprenyl synthetase family protein, giving the protein MNLIEEIKKRSAYVDKGIREMLPITHPEELYKAARYLPDAGGKRLRPAAVILAAEAVGSDLQTVLPAAVAVELVHNFTLVHDDIMDKDDIRRGMPAVHVKWGEPGAILAGDTLYSKAFEIITSMDNDPVRIVKCIDILARTCTEICEGQWLDVEFEDQSIVSEEQYLEMVEKKTAVLYGAACKIGALLGGAPLDVADQMYEFGRMIGIGFQIYDDVLDIVTPEEVLGKVRGSDIMEGKKTLIAIHALNAGVKLDIFGKGKASKGQLEDAIGQLEDSGSIKYARNAAVSYICEGKKKLDVLEDSEAKDILLAIADYMIERSY